One genomic segment of Ricinus communis isolate WT05 ecotype wild-type chromosome 3, ASM1957865v1, whole genome shotgun sequence includes these proteins:
- the LOC8272209 gene encoding N-alpha-acetyltransferase 35, NatC auxiliary subunit, with protein sequence MEWQKQNIERQPMDRHSRQPSAASYIPATEDTVWADVSTLLEAACGELRDGELIHGENFNLFAAMSALEIMDPKMDSGIINRYCSVDEAIEDGAAPIPISFDKTTDVQCTIDIMDHLLACEATWHRGHSLAQTVFSCIYLLKPERTASHPLLDSYCKVIRATCKAVVSVVSETRTHEEEDLFTMAYGLPLCGDGDEKCLSLLNAVEENISRQLRACRAPSSKRKILEDVEPLQTNLDLEEGYCKALLCRIRFRKHFFHLLTCMRRPQGRGMELARKHITACISELESIYKSAEFLFSNAHGACKDDMEGRTTASGHRPIGFDATLNSRTSAPTPPRSIELLSWKKAIEYFEKLLHDLDYICSYSLDPSLEVLLRFVVQFQKSQPDLVARAHLQLLLVQDGRLYGRDSIFAVIIRAAVLPEVVKNNDIQKNECILQLGQLVINMLKILCTNAAWQRRKLGKVLQDWRILYVQLELAFTKEYREVSNTSNGESVSLTIFKHILIWLEEQTYWIAHRFLMLGFELDLYSPGEYCMVYWYLYVILIKLAEKTHLKMSATNSTAKRKGKKRKDSPKDLTRESRIPPAVLFLQCQICLAEGLTLLLAALRNELRILQSPSPFNSEHERFIQHFELLQKACIPDHFSYPSFQESTSYASFSTIATYNYFKDAQKIAKEVKSSFSNDPDRLAEVRRLEQVAEHNSIALNVICQVGALDPSLKVSFEFIHHPCFATAVVKRS encoded by the exons AACTTAGAGATGGAGAGCTTATTCATGGAGagaattttaatctttttgctGCTATGTCTGCTTTAGAG ATAATGGATCCAAAGATGGATTCAGGTATAATCAATAGATACTGTTCTGTTGATGAAGCAATCGAAGATGGTGCTGCTCCTATTCCTATTAGCTTTGACAAAACCACTGATGTCCAATGCACCATTGATATCATGGACCATCTTCTAGCTTGTGAG GCAACATGGCACAGGGGTCACTCTTTGGCACAAACTGTCTTTTCTTGCATCTATCTCTTGAAGCCCGAGAGGACAGCATCACATCCCTTATTGGACTCTTACTGTAAAGTCATTCGTGCAACATGCAAAGCAGTTGTTTCAGTTGTATCAGAAACGCGTACACATGAA GAAGAGGATCTTTTCACAATGGCTTATGGCCTTCCTCTTTGTGGCGATGGAGATGAAAAGTGCTTATCCTTGTTGAATGCTGTCGAAGAAAATATTTCTCGCCAACTGCGTGCTTGCAGAGCCCCAtcatcaaaaagaaaaatattagagg ATGTAGAGCCGTTACAGACTAATCTTGATCTGGAGGAAGGCTACTGCAAAGCATTGTTGTGCCGCATACGTTTTCGTAAG CATTTTTTCCACCTTCTCACTTGTATGAGGAGACCACAAGGTAGGGGGATGGAGTTGGCCAGAAAGCATATAACTGCATGCATCTCAGAGCTAGAATCCATCTATAAATCAGCAGAATTCCTTTTTTCAAATGCTCATGGAGCTTGTAAAGATGATATGGAAGGTAGAACTACTGCTTCTGGACATCGACCAATTGGGTTTGATGCTACTTTAAACAGTAGAACTTCTGCCCCCACTCCACCACGATCAATTGAACTTCTTAGTTGGAAAAAG GCTATTGAGTACTTTGAAAAACTTCTTCACGACCTGGATTATATTTGTTCTTACTCATTGGACCCATCTTTGGAAGTTCTCTTGCGCTTTGTGGTTCAATTTCAGAAATCTCAACCGGATTTGGTTGCAAGAGCACACCTCCag CTTCTGCTGGTTCAAGATGGGAGACTTTATGGACGGGATTCAATCTTTGCTGTAATTATTAGAGCAGCAGTTTTGCCTGAAGTTGTGAAGAACAATGATATTCAAAAGAATGAATGTATTTTACAACTAGGACAG CTAGTGATCAATATGCTTAAAATTCTCTGTACAAATGCTGCATGGCAGAGGCGTAAACTTGGGAAAGTTTTGCAGGATTGGCGCATTCTTTACGTACAG CTAGAACTTGCTTTTACAAAGGAATACAGAGAAGTCTCAAACACATCAAATGGCGAG AGTGTCTCGCTGACGATATTTAAACACATACTCATTTGGTTGGAGGAGCAAACTTACTGGATTGCTCACCGGTTTCTCATGCTCGGTTTTGAATTAGATCTCTATTCACCTGGTGAATATTGCATGGTGTACTGGTACTTGTATGTTATCTTAATCAAGCTTGCTGAGAAAACACATCTTAAGATGTCAGCGACCAATAGCACTG ctaaaagaaaaggaaagaaaagaaaggattcTCCAAAGGATTTGACAAGGGAAAGTCGGATCCCTCCTGCAGTCTTGTTTCTTCAGTGCCAGATATGTCTTGCTGAAGGGCTAACACTG CTACTTGCTGCTCTGAGGAACGAGCTGAGGATTTTACAGAGTCCAAGCCCATTTAATTCTGAGCATGAG AGATTCATACAGCATTTCGAGCTTCTACAAAAAGCTTGCATCCCTGATCACTTTTCGTATCCGTCATTCCAGGAATCTACATCCTATGCTAGTTTCTCT ACCATAGCAAcgtataattatttcaaagaTGCTCAGAAGATTGCCAAGGAGGTTAAAAGTAGCTTTTCCAATGATCCAGACAGATTAGCTGAAGTTCGAAGATTGGAACAGGTTGCAGAGCACAATAGTATTGCCCTTAATGTCATTTGCCAGGTTGGAGCCCTTGACCCATCATTGAAGGTCTCTTTTGAGTTCATCCACCACCCTTGCTTCGCAACCGCTGTTGTTAAGAGATCATGA